The Elaeis guineensis isolate ETL-2024a chromosome 3, EG11, whole genome shotgun sequence region taacctATCAAATTCATATGCTTTAAATGTAATCATCGATCAAATTATTGGATGACAAAGATCGTCATTTGAGAGGAGGGAAACAGGattttgctttaaatgtggtgatTTTTTGATAAGAAAAGATACAAGCCTTTTATTTGATAGTCCTTTCTGGCCGATACATTTGCACTGTCAGATAATAGATCGTTGGGAGAGGCCTTTAATAAATTTGTCGGTCTGAGAGCACACAGAAAAATGAAAGAATGTGTGATTTGAATAGAGAGCCATGCATGCTCCTAGTGACTGTTTTCCGATTGGTGCAGAGGATGTGTGTGGCATTATAGTACATTTTCACCAACTTGTATGAGTACCTGGAAGTGATCTAATTTATTGTGCATTCTAATTGTGAACAATTTATCACAATACCTAGTTTTGCATATCATACCAAATCATTGCCCTATGCCAGAGCATATTAAAATTCAATATATTCCCCTACGTAAACGGCTTTCTAAAAATTCAAGTCTGTTAGCGACATTGCATCCTACTAATAAATTAGGGTTTCAAGTAGCACCGGTTTTAGGTGGATTGGCACATCTAGATAGACAGATCTACGTGATCCCACCGGCTGGTGAGTGGTGGTGACCAGCGAGTCGCCACGAGTGCCTCATGGCCATAATTTTGATACTTATTTAATCATatctttaattaattataaaatttgaaaacagGATGGAAGTCGCAAAGTAGCCAGACGGTCGGTCAAACGCTTTCGTTCTACGGCTGCCGCTGGGACCCGAAAGCTGGGACGCACGCGTAGCTAAAACGTGGCCAAACGCAAGCCAACTCAACCCAACCCCCATCCATCACCGTCGTCCACGTCATCGGACGGCGAAACATCCGCGGTCCCACATCCGCACGCTAGCTTGAAGCCGAAGGTGCCATCATCACTGTACCCTCGTGGACCCTAGCTCGTCACCCGAGGATACCGTGGGAGCAATGTTTCCGGCGTACACCAATTGATGACCGTTTGATCCGATGAACGAGAAATTAACCGAGCTCATCGTGGCGGTGACGGCAAGCAGGGCGGTGAGTTTAATGCGGTTACGGGTTACAAGAAGAGCCCAACCACACAGCATGGTGAGGATTACGAGATGGCGTCGGGAGGAGAGTCCCACCACACAGCGAGAGCGCTTATCGGTGGGAACCAATCTGGACCATTGAATCCATGGTCCTATCAAGAACAATAGTAATTTGGAGCTGGAGTTGGAGGCCGTGCGATGGTCCGGTTCGTTCAATAATTAATTATTGCTGACCGCGTCTCATAGAGATCACCCAATCGATAGAAATAAGCTCTATTTGAACAAGTTCCTATATAGAATATCTCGAAACGATACAGATTCAATTAAcacattattttttgataaatataattaaaaagatttcaaaaaaaaaaaaaaatcgtgggACGGCCCTCGAGCTGTCCCCATCTTCGTTCGAGCATCATACTCAAGAGATGGAAAATAAGCGAGCAGAAAGTGATACATCAGAGACTCTTCTACGTTTTTTTTAGATTCCTGTCGAGAAATGATAGCTGTTTAATGTGACCTTGACTTTTAATGATGTTTTGTTATCTATATCTTATCGGCTTAATTTTGTCCAAGATTCTTTTGGAATTTTCCAATTGAGAAGATGGATTTTCCTCCTTGTTAATGTCACTAGGTTTTATATCAATCCTGACAAGTAGAGGAGCAAATCCTGACAAGTAGAGGAGCAAATGTCAGCATCATTAGCTGATGTCTGACTAGAGAAAAAGGAACCCAGCTATGATCATCGTTccactttttatttttaattttttgtttcgACTTTGACTTCTTGATTGGGACAGGGTAACGGGAAAGGCATCTGTTCAAGATTAGCTATCGAAGCtgttgatatcatataaaagtaTCATGACCTACTACCATGCGAACGAACGAACCTAAATATCTTCAAGGCCTGTTTGGATGCTGATGTCCAATTTCCTCCATTTGGATGCAACTGAGAAGCGAGAACATGTAACTGTCAAATCATAATGATCCCTCTCAAGCCATATGTATAACTAATGTGGCATCAAATAATCATGATAATGTGGCACAACCATATTCGTCCTACTCAGCCAAAGTAGTACAGTGTACACCTGACACTTTCTTGACATGATTAAACTAAATTAACTTCCACCAACTAGACGGTTGAGCCAAGTATACCAACCTCTAGAGTTGGATTCCTTGGCTCGACCAAACAATCGTTCAACTCTGTGCCAAGTTGAGCAGGGCCCTCTTATCTTAGACAACAATCAGAAATGCACCTCCCTCACTAGTCTTGGAGTCACAATTGGCACCCTCGCCCGGGTGGTTATGGCACATGCTGCCACAATTATGAGCCGATCCTAGATCATTCAGCATGATCCCAAATGGCTACAATTGGATTTCATGCACTTACAATAGAATCTTTTATCATTACAGCATGACTCCAAGTTATTAGAATACAATTATATCTCTCAGTTATAAATAAACCCAAAGACCCACCATCAAAGGTAACTACTAAATTTTCAATTAAATGACACTTCAACTCTCTGATTCTTCCTTCGTTCCAATACAAACACTCTTCTAGCTTAAGTATTGGAGGATTTGACCAGCGCAAAGCACCAACAAATCGTGACCCCTTTATTATCTTACAGATCGACGGAAGTAGCCCACATATTATTCCTTAACTTCTGTGAAGTTATCCTGGAACAAAAGACCATGGCTTCTGATAGGCCCATAATCTCAAGTTCATGCGATCTGCATgccattgtatttcaattcatcatgataacttttcccATTAAAGATACCTTTCTAACCTTTGTTTATGATGTGTTTGACTCCATCTTAGCGAAAAATGATGAGCATGCTTACAAACAGCTTCAAGTCATTATGTGATTATTTTCAGAGCTGCTAGTGAGCAGGAATTCTCTCATGATGGAAACAGCTGCTACAATGTAAATGTTTCCCTTATCCCCTTGTGATCCATGATTGCTAGATTTATTTGTTACAGGAACTTATTGCAGCTGGTTTAAGGTCTTCATCCAGAATTTCTACTCACTGTTTTTAGAGGATACTACAACCAGCTGAGTAATTGTTGTCATCTATAGAATTGTGCAACCTCAAAGCAGTCTCAAAGCAGCTTCGACATATTGTTCTTCTCCAAGCAGAGTTTTGCTGTTTTTCAAGATCCCAAAGTTTTCAATCTGAATTCTCCTCTGAAGCATTCTGCTCTTCAGCATTGGTCTCTTGCTGTCACTCGTTTAGCTCTTCTAACTCTCAAGTTTGACCACAAACAACATTTATTTTTCTCTAAGGCACCTCCTGTTGCCTGGTTCTTGTAATTATACTCTGTATCTTACTCACTTTCTGTAACAAAATTTCGGATGGCATCCTTCCTCGCTTACcatgaaaaaaggaaaaaaaaagtcgATCAACATTatagagccaaaaaaaaaaagggtcttGAAGGTTAATCTGGGATTACAATAAATTTATAGTTTGACCATGGCAATAATTAATTATATACTATACACATACAAAAGCTAAATAATGTTTCATACCGAGATAAAGAATATTGCATGTTTCCAGGATATATAAAATTTCATAACGTCAAAATATAGTGATTGCAAATAGATATGTTAAGAGATGACCCCCAGGCTAGATTTCTTTATGTTTGAGCCTCGTTAAAAGTTTTGGATATGCTTGGAGCAGACCTTATGATTATAAAGTAATTGTGATTGAAAGTTAGAAATAGAACTCCCATACAACCCTTATTTCAagagtaaaaaaatatttgatgtcTGCAAGTGATCATATCAATTGGTTACACTAAACCAACAACAACAAGAGAGCACAGTCAGGAAACAGCTTCACTAGAGGTTCTCAACTTATACGAGGCAGAAGTGTGCAGAAATTATATTATGCAGCAGGGCAGAAACTGTTGAACATCAGGTTTACGATACCCATAACATATGGAGATCTGGGTCTGATAGGCCCAAACCCAACTGGAATGGGTAAGATCCACGAAACCTGTCCTACCTTAGATAACATCATCCAACATTTCAAGTTGGCTTATTACAAGCCTCGACCCCATACCGAACTCATATAGTGAAATACTAAGAACAGCTCAAATACCTTAAGTAACTGGCGACTGGCCAACAAGCAAAGTCATGAACCATAAATAGGGCCTCCAAGTGGTCACTCTATCCAATCTGTGGCACATCGGTTCCTAAGCCAAGATAGCTCCACACACCACCGGCGGCTGTTTAAATGTCTCATACAGCTTGGAATTGCTTTACAATGATCGATAAAATTTAGGAGAAGATTAGTGTAAGTTTTGATAGTCTGAACCAAGGAGAGTCATAATAATCAAAACTCTGACACGAAGCACAATCAGGGATTGGTACAAGGGAGAAAAGTTTAGATAAGAAAAGTTAATATGATAGAAGTTTCAAGATGAAATATGTAAGAGAATGTGGAGATCAGTATTGACTACACTTTGGTCTGCTAGTTGGCACCTCTCCGCTCGGCTCATGTGCCCAGGCTGGGGTGAGGATCCAGATTTAAACCCAGGAAGTGATATTCCTGCGAATTTCCCCAGCCCAAACAGGAAAAAATGAACTAGGAAATTAGTATTGGTTGCACCACTGTTCCAATTTTAAAAACATATCGGTTACCAATGGTTTTCGTCTTGATATAGGTGAAGCTCAGGCCAGCCGCAACCTGTAAACTATGATTCTAGAAAAGtgtctcaagaatgtccattagCATTTCCTAACCAATTACCATTTTCTTAAAACAACATAACAAGATCAACATTGATAAATACCTTATCCCATTAGGATCAGAATAGCTGTAGAGCACATCTCCTAATCTTGGTCCACCAAATGTCAATTAATTTAAACACTTCTAATCTATTAATCAGATAATTTTGCTGACGTCTAAAGGATAATACAGTACATTTTAGAGGCACTAGATCAATTAGTAAGTAGTCCTTAAATATTCCACCCAGATCACAGAGCATTTTAGATCAAGGGATTAATCAGATCATTTTGTTGATATTCAAAAGAAAGACAATACATTTTAAAGGCACTAGATGCATTGGTAAgtgttatttaaatattttatctagATCAACTAGATGCCTTTTGTTGATATCAAGGGCATGTTTGGTGTCAGTTTACACCAAACTGCCCAGTTTCCAAGTCAGATCTCCCTTTAACTATCTTACAGCAACTGGTAAAAATTTGTCTTCAAATTTCTCGAGCAATGCTATAAATATTTAGTCAATGGTGATCTGTGAACATATCATTGTTGTTGAGTTTATAGATCTAAGAAAAATTGCACCTAAATGTGATGCTGTACTAAAATCAGAGATCGAAAATTTCATGAATGATGTCAAGGAATCAAAGCTGACTCTCATGCAACAGCCTGCAATGGCCAGTATACAGGGGCAAAAAAAGGCTCGATCCTATGATGCAAAGACGCTAGGAGCTAAGTAATGATGAACATGCCTTGAACAGGCATTGAATGATAAAGAGTTGAGACTCAAGTGTTCTGTGACCATTGACACCTTGATAgctgaaaaaaaggaaaaagaagaagaagaagaagaagatggcaaTCCAGCTGGCTAGCATTGTATGGTTATTTGAATGTTAATACAAAATAACCTTGTCAGCCAGATAAGTGGCAAAGATGAGAGTGTTGATATGTATGGTTAATTTACAAAGAATGGGATACAAGATATGTAAGCAATATGTAACAAGAGGCTAAACAGTTGCACCGACAGGCAAGTGAACCGATGAAGATAATGATGGCACATGTTCAAAAACATGGAGAGACATCAGACAGATGCTAATTGTGCCGAAGGACCGGAGAAAGGAGAAGACTCACATGAATGGAAGTTCTAAGAAAGAACTTCATCCAGCTTGCAGAAACATCACACGTGAACCTTTAGAAACAATGGCAAAAATAAGCCATAAAACCAATATCAAATAGATTTGACAAAGTTTGATGGTTATGCTTATGATAACATAGATCCAGTAAATGTTAGTTGGGATGAGGCTAGATGATTATACTAGTAACAGTTGAAATAGTAAAAAGTGAGTACTTTGAATCCACTATGAATAATTGACCTTGGAAAATACAGACAGCTATATCTTCTCATGAACCCATATCAAAAACAAGAGACAATTCAAAACCAATAATTCTGTGAAGTAACACAAGCATGGAAATTTAGCATGTTACTAACAGAAAAAGAAAGCGACAACATTAAATCGCTTCGTTGTCCAACAACTATAGATGATTAACTGCCCAAAGACTAAAGAGGATCTCAACTTTCAACACAAATAACAAGCAAAATTTAAAGCTCAATAACTGGCAATCACACACTAAGCGATGTAAACTACATGatcttattgtaaaaaaattgataattcACAATGTTCTCACATTTAAAATCTAGtataaatttctgaaaaatagtcAATGATCATATATTGACAGGTGAAACGTCAAAAATCCAACTTCACTCAAGGAAAACAAAAATGTTAGTTGACAGGAAGAAATTCAGTATTCATCACAGCACATTGTAATTTCTATCGCTTGACATGGGGTTCCAACACTGGGTTTAGAGCATATACAACAGAACTATCAAGTTCAGGCTCTAAAAAATTTCCATACCTCAAACAAATGTTGTTAGACAACACTACTGTTACTTCCCAATAAACCATATCAGGGATGCCTTGATAGTGACATCCATGTCCACATTGACTACTAAAGCAATAATATTGCAGGCTCCCTACAAAGATCCTAGTTATGAACCTGTTAAACCACAAAATAGTTCAATGAAATCAAAACAAAAATTCACTCAATCCATCAGAACacaatatatatttaatgaaaCTAGATGAGAAGCACAAATTAACCATAACTCAGAAGTAACAAGAAAGTGCAATGAAGTAACATAAGTTATTGTACATGAAGCAAATAGTGTATGGAGATAATAACCTAAATGGTGTTTAATAAAAACAAAAGGTTGTCTAGTGAATCGAAGATGATGACAACTTTAGGCATTCACTTTGGCACCGTTTCAGGCAGATATCATTCCAATTGGGCACTTGGTGTTGGTTAACGCAAACTGTCCGTGCACAAGCATCGGCACAAGCATCAAGCTCAGAAACACCACAAACAGTAACACATGTGTCAGGAATCGGGTCTTTTGAGAATGCACCAACCTTCTTCAACATTCTTTTTGAAGTACAAACCCTTTCACAGACAAAAATTTCATCTAAATTCTTCTCACGCCCTCGAATACTCTTAAGACGCTGCTCCTCAGCACGCCTCCTTTTCACCCTAATGGCTTGGCCTGTTAGAATTGCTGGAATGGCAAAACCCAGCAAGGGCCACCAAAGGTCCACCATTACTATCACACTGCTTTAGTTGCCCCCCTTCACCCTTCTCACTAGACAATATAagagcattaaaaaaaaaacgaAACATCAGTGAAATGCTATTTTGCCATTTCTCTACCAAGTATAAGGCAATAAAAAGAAGCCAGTTTTGAAAGAGTCAAAAAgcatcaaatttataataaataatgataaaagACCCTAAATATGGCATATCCTTGAGATAAAACCAGCAATCTGGAGAATCTAGGAAACTGCACGAACAGTAACTATCACCTGAATAAAGTTGCTAAAAAAAAAGGATCAAAATTAAAATGTTTCACCAAGAAATTGCAAatatcctaagaaaaagaaaaaaaaatgcaaattaACATATTTTAAACATCTGGAGCAAAGTCCATCAAACAATGAACTGAATGCGCACCTTTAGCAGGATGTCATCTTTCAAATGACAACAGAAAATGGCATGATGCAATGGAAATCACTGCTTTCATTCCTAACATTGGTTCTCAGATAAATGATGTTCAAATTCAATGCAGCTACCTAAAACTTACATACCGATGGATTGCGGTTTTTGGAGTATAATTTGGCAACGAAAATCTACTTTATTTTGTGTTTGCAGAATGGCTCAGTTCTAACCTTTTCTGTGGAAACTGTCCATTTTGAAACGTAATTACACAATTTTATCTCTGCTTCAATAATCAGTACAAGAGCATTTTCATATGTGCCCTGACCTGTATTACTTGTCCATTTATTAGTGCAGGGCATAATGATCAGGTAAAGAATAAGTTGGACCATTTTAACAAATGAAAAACGAAGAAGAAAAATATGACCTATTTGGGAAAATGGATAAATATTGGATATTTTTGCAATAGCCCCTACTAAAACATTCGAAATTATCAAGCAAGAGTTTTTGATTCCGAGATTACAAATCACATCTATGGTTTATGTCTTATTATTAGATAGCAAATTCTTCGTTAAAAAAagtttttggaaagaaaatttcCGGAAATACAGTATTCCCCAGTTGTTCATTTGTAGCTAAGATCAAGATCCTACTCCGGAGGTAAATAAAAGAGCTTTTTTGAAAGGAAAACGTCGGACTCTAATTTTCTCCACAACCTGCTAGCCCATTCCACAGTCTCTCATTGGTTGTCAGCAGGCTGGGTTGAGCCGGGTCGGTCCTACTAGGCCATATAGACTTGATAGAGGATAATTACCTTGAGTTCAGCCACCTAGACACAAAAATGAACCAGATAAATGCATTTCTCAGTCAAATAAGGTCTTGGAATTTAATTCATGAGAAAAACTTCAGGAAAACAGAGGGAAGTAGTTGCTAGATAGGATTGTGTATTTACCATCATTTTCTCTCAGAATATTGTTTTACAACTGAcccattggaagatttttgttgaACCATTGTTTCTTTTTCTGGTTTCCAGAATGCAAACAATAATAGGTTTTGTTTAGGGGCATAAGCAAGTAAGGTAGGGCCAGATCAAATTAGCACTTGATTTGGAATTGATTCATGCCCAAATTTGAGGCCCACTGGTTGGATAGGGTCCCCTAAACAGGAAAGAATGTGGTGTGGATGGGTATGGATCTTGTGGTATTGGATGAGAGCTGGTTAGGTCCAATTGAACCAACATACCTCAGAAAAATCAAGTCTAGACCTTTAAACTTTGAAAACAATGAACATCACTAATCAAACTCAACTAGCTAGATGACTAGGTTGACTGCATGACTATGCCACCATGATATTTCTCATTGTGCTGTTAGGTAAGCATGCACCCAAGACTCACTTGAGAGAAATCATTAGAATCACCCTCAATCACCATTCACAAATCGCTGCTAGTCGAGCTTCTAAAActtaattctctaataaataagatttttaagGCTTAGGGTCAAGCTGAATTGACTTGGACTAAGCTCAAGTCCCGAGAAAGTCCAATTTGAAAGAGATCAAGCTCTCAAAGTAAGTGCTAAGCTTACCGCAAAGATGTAGTTAAATTAATTGTCCTTGAGGGCAACTCAGAAGGTTGTGAATGGGGGAAAGGAAGAGGGTTCAACTCTCCTGAActtatggaggaggaggaggaaggttgCAATGCCTTTTTATAGCAAAGGCTATCTGATGTCAATCtcttaaaatttaaagtctctAGGACTTCGCACACCCAGGTCTTGTTGCTGTTGTATCTAGCAAGATTTCCACCCATCTTCCGATCTCAGGCTGAAGCTTAATTTTTCCCTCTCCTTCTGCAGTATGGTCTTCTTTTTGAATTTATGTTTAATCTTAATAATAGTCCACGACAGTTCTTAAACCAGAAAATTGGTCTTCCAACTCCAGTCGGTGTTTTGGATGTTAATCACCTCGTTAGCCTTTTAGTGCTCCATATAAGAGGCCCATCATTTGCAGCAACCTGAAAGAGCTTGCTTTCACATACAGAGTCCTCTGCAAGGCAGACTGCTTGTGACCAAGTTGATCTCTGTTGGTTCATAACCAACTCAATTTGACAGGTGCTCCAACTACTTCTAAGCAGCATCATGGTCCAAACCAGAGACTGCTCCATGGCTAACCCAGAGACAAGAAAGGACCATACTATAAGGGCACCTAAAGTATACCTCATGTGTTGTGATGCAAATCAAGGTGATGGCATGGTGTCTGAAGCATGAAATATTAAGCATGTTATAGACCACGAAATTCATCCTTCAGCCAGCAGCTTGAATGAGCACAAGAAGCAAGCAGCGCCCAACTAATTCAAGTATCAGACGACTTCAGGCCTTCAATTAGTGCCTTGCAAACCAAGCACCTACCACAGAGCTGTGTAGAGTTCTGCGATAACTATGGAAACTATGTTTCAAGAAGACATTAGCCTAAAACTTCAAATAGCTAAAAATTACCGGGTAGCAATGTAGCATAAAAGGCCTTTGCACTCATGGTCCaatctaaaaaataaacaaaaagaaatAAGAAGTGATATTTGTAATACTATAAATCATAGTAAAGAGGTGCATCATGTAGCTAGTTTACCTTCACATAGGAGTAAATCAAAAACAATTTTCATGGCAGAAGGATGCATTCTTAAAGCTTTAGAGTCTTTTCTTTCTTTGCCTAAACAACATGATTTTCTTTTTGAATAAAGGAACAAATTACTAAGAGCTTAGCCTGGATTTCCTTATTAAAAGAACATACTTAGGGCTTCAAATGAATTAAGACGTCATCATACATAATTTAAGGCTTGGCTAACTAAGAGACCTGTTCAATCTTCTTCAGTCCGAAATCCACTGGGATCAATCCACACTGAAATGCTTGACTACTGAACAAGATGAGCTTGAATAATTGTCAACTTCCAAAATAAGCAAAGGCTTGGACAGGGCTCCGGAATAACTTCATCAGTCAAGCCTCTCTTGTTGAGCTTGACTTAAGCTCA contains the following coding sequences:
- the LOC105041386 gene encoding uncharacterized protein At5g64816 yields the protein MVDLWWPLLGFAIPAILTGQAIRVKRRRAEEQRLKSIRGREKNLDEIFVCERVCTSKRMLKKVGAFSKDPIPDTCVTVCGVSELDACADACARTVCVNQHQVPNWNDICLKRCQSECLKLSSSSIH